From the Tachyglossus aculeatus isolate mTacAcu1 chromosome 21, mTacAcu1.pri, whole genome shotgun sequence genome, one window contains:
- the LOC119942078 gene encoding disintegrin and metalloproteinase domain-containing protein 1a-like: protein MPETEGKLAGGGPRPGGWTLPSFPTQLRGFLVVLGSLLLGAAGEPGSEFYVSSEVIIPRRLSAKGGEITPKEVSYLLPLKSGPQVIHLRQKEGFFLRNFPLYTYSRGQRVLDVPPSRDCYYEGYVEGEPSSLVALSTCSGLRGLLAVQAASYSLEPVESSARFEHTLHREDPAPGGTCSLTEREIRGHEAGRRSRVGGAPGPGGQPTAWTRKKYLEFFLVVTKLRFTMSESNVTKTTQLVLEVLNIVHTHLRQLHLELVLIGLEIWTEKDLVDIADTMPDTQENFNRWRTRDLYWRVPHDLAHLFTGKNYGKTLGRAYIGGVCTYNSAAGVDAFWREDILRFAGTVSHEIGHNLGMQHDTLSCRCGDGGEILCLMFPNVLVNYKFSNCSVQYFYDLLREGEGECLFNQPPASGVFGGQRCGNRVVEAGEACDCGDPAACRADPCCLPTCQLWPGVDCASGPCCHRCRFRKAGVLCRGSVDVCDLPEYCNGTSRWCQPDAHKQDGSPCRGQAYCYHGRCRSHGGQCASVFGPGAEAARDGCYRQVNAAGDRFGNCGVDIQGLRRDFSKCRPGDVLCGRLQCENVRRLPRMGHQHTLIQFPLESSWCWGMDPLSPVDAHDEGEVEDGTLCGPGRVCLNHTCANASRLGYDCDPAAKCHGRGVCNNFKNCHCDYGFAPPHCELEGFGGSVDSGPAPERVSGWRSARLWTLLTLGLVSIFIFIVAFVKRRKVREAYDKARERLRRQGLGVKTGHGAGGWGARRQDGAGGMGETRGQKGVFDRFQLFKNHLSGKVKSSS from the coding sequence ATGCCCGAGACCGAGGGCAAGCTGGCAGGCGGGGGGCCCCGGCCAGGAGGGTGGACGCTGCCGTCCTTTCCCACTCAGCTGAGGGGCTTCCTGGTGGTGCTAGGGAGTCTTCTCCTGGGGGCGGCCGGCGAGCCGGGGTCAGAGTTCTACGTCTCCTCCGAGGTGATCATCCCCAGGAGGCTGTCGGCAAAGGGAGGGGAAATCACCCCCAAGGAGgtgtcctacctccttccgcttAAAAGCGGCCCGCAGGTGATCcatctgaggcagaaagaaggctTCTTTCTGCGAAACTTCCCCCTTTATACCTACTCCCGGGGGCAGCGCGTCCTAGATGTGCCACCCAGCCGGGACTGCTACTACGAAGGTTACGTGGAGGGGGAGCCGAGCTCCCTGGTGGCGCTCAGCACCTGCTCGGGGCTCCGGGGCCTGCTGGCCGTGCAGGCCGCATCCTACAGCCTCGAGCCGGTCGAGAGCTCGGCCCGCTTTGAGCACACCCTGCACCGCGAGGACCCGGCCCCCGGAGGCACCTGCTCGCTCACCGAAAGGGAGATCCGCGGGCACGAGGCCGGCAGGCGGAGCCGGGtcggcggagccccgggccccggcGGCCAGCCCACCGCCTGGACCCGCAAAAAGTACCTGGAGTTCTTCCTGGTGGTCACCAAGCTGCGATTCACCATGTCCGAGAGCAACGTGACCAAGACTACCCAGCTGGTCTTGGAGGTGCTCAACATCGTCCACACTCACCTGCGGCAGCTGCACCTGGAGCTGGTCCTGATCGGCTTAGAAATCTGGACCGAGAAGGACCTGGTGGACATCGCCGACACCATGCCGGACACGCAGGAGAACTTCAACCGCTGGAGGACCAGGGATCTGTATTGGCGGGTGCCCCACGACCTGGCCCACCTCTTCACCGGGAAGAATTACGGGAAGACCCTGGGCCGCGCCTACATCGGGGGCGTCTGCACCTACAACTCGGCGGCGGGGGTCGACGCTTTCTGGCGGGAAGACATCTTGCGCTTCGCGGGGACCGTCTCCCACGAGATCGGCCACAACCTGGGCATGCAGCACGACACGCTCTCCTGCCGTTGCGGGGACGGCGGGGAGATCCTCTGCCTCATGTTCCCCAACGTGCTCGTGAACTACAAGTTCAGCAACTGCAGCGTGCAGTACTTCTACGACCTGctgcgggagggggaaggggagtgcCTCTTCAACCAGCCGCCGGCGTCCGGCGTCTTCGGGGGACAGCGCTGCGGGAACCGGGTGGTGGAGGCGGGGGAGGCCTGCGACTGCGGCGACCCGGCCGCCTGCCGGGCTGACCCCTGCTGCCTGCCCACGTGCCAGCTCTGGCCGGGCGTCGACTGCGCCTCGGGGCCCTGTTGTCACAGGTGCCGGTTCCGGAAGGCGGGTGTCCTCTGCCGGGGCAGCGTGGACGTGTGCGACCTCCCCGAGTACTGCAACGGCACCTCCAGATGGTGCCAGCCCGACGCCCACAAGCAGGACGGCTCCCCGTGCCGGGGCCAGGCCTACTGCTACCACGGGCGGTGCCGCAGCCACGGGGGCCAGTGTGCCAGCGTCTTCGGGCCGGGGGCCGAGGCCGCCCGGGACGGCTGCTACCGGCAAGTGAACGCGGCCGGCGACCGGTTCGGGAACTGCGGCGTCGACATCCAGGGGCTGAGGCGGGACTTCTCCAAGTGCCGGCCCGGGGACGTGCTGTGCGGCAGGCTGCAGTGCGAGAACGTCCGGCGGCTGCCCAGGATGGGGCACCAGCACACCCTCATCCAGTTCCCCCTGGAGAGCAGCTGGTGCTGGGGCATGGACCCGCTCTCCCCCGTCGACGCACACGacgagggggaggtggaggacggGACACTGTGCGGCCCCGGGAGGGTCTGCCTGAATCACACCTGCGCCAACGCCTCGCGGCTCGGCTACGACTGCGACCCCGCCGCCAAGTGTCACGGCCGGGGCGTCTGCAACAACTTCAAGAACTGCCACTGCGACTACGGCTTCGCGCCACCCCACTGCGAACTCGAGGGCTTCGGGGGCAGCGTGGACAGCGGGCCCGCCCCCGAGAGGGTCTCGGGGTGGAGAAGCGCGCGCCTCTGGACCCTGCTCACCCTCGGCTTGGTGTCCATCTTCATCTTCATCGTCGCCTTCGTCAAGCGGCGCAAGGTCCGGGAAGCCTATGACAAGGCACGAGAGAGGCTGAGGCGCCAGGGGCTGGGCGTCAAGACCGGTCACGGCGCAGGGGGATGGGGCGCAAGAAGGCAGGACGGGGCCGGTGGAATGGGGGAGACCAGGGGTCAGAAGGGAGTCTTCGACCGATTCCAGTTGTTTAAAAACCACCTGTCAGGGAAGGTGAAGAGCAGCAGCTAG